Proteins encoded together in one Salvelinus fontinalis isolate EN_2023a chromosome 6, ASM2944872v1, whole genome shotgun sequence window:
- the LOC129856930 gene encoding galectin-2-like yields the protein MAKPMELELKNVKLRAGDQLKVEGRILTEAKGFQLELGRDEDHLALHFNPRFKDDTDGAVLVCNSRIDGCWGHEEREKHSDLQRGSTFKIVLKLTRDVFEVEMPNGHEIKFPNRSVLDVITYVRVRGDLKLTAFKIY from the exons ATGGCAAAGCCAATG GAACTAGAGCTGAAGAATGTGAAGCTGAGAGCTGGAGACCAGTTGAAAGTGGAGGGGAGGATTCTGACTGAGGCGAAGGG GTTCCAGCTAGAACTGGGCCGTGACGAAGATCACCTGGCGCTGCACTTCAACCCCCGTTTCAAGGACGACACGGACGGCGCTGTGCTTGTGTGCAACTCAAGGATTGACGGCTGCTGGGGtcacgaggagagagagaaacacagtgacctccaaaGGGGTTCTACTTTCAAG ATTGTCCTGAAGCTGACCAGAGACGTGTTTGAAGTGGAGATGCCTAATGGACATGAGATCAAGTTCCCCAACCGTTCCGTCCTGGACGTCATTACCTACGTTCGCGTCAGAGGAGACTTAAAGCTCACCGCCTTTAAGATCTACTAA